A single window of Enterobacteriaceae bacterium ESL0689 DNA harbors:
- the gyrA gene encoding DNA topoisomerase (ATP-hydrolyzing) subunit A: MSDLAKEITPVNIEEELKSSYLDYAMSVIVGRALPDVRDGLKPVHRRVLYAMNVLGNDWNKAYKKSARVVGDVIGKYHPHGDTAVYDTIVRMAQPFSLRYMLVDGQGNFGSVDGDSAAAMRYTEIRMAKIAHELMADLEKETVDFVDNYDGTEQIPDVMPTKIPNLLVNGSSGIAVGMATNIPPHNLTEVINGCLAYIDDEDIPLEGLMAHIPGPDFPTAALINGRRGIEEAYRTGRGKIYIRARAEVETDAKSGRETIIVHEIPYQVNKARLIEKIAELVKEKRVEGISALRDESDKDGMRIVIEVKRDAVGEVVLNNLYSQTQLQVSFGINMVALHHGQPKIMNLKEILSAFVRHRREVVTRRTIFELRKARERAHILEALAIALANIDPIIELIRQAPTPAEAKTALVARSWALGHVAAMLTRTGDDAARPEWLAPEFGVRDGQYYLTEQQAQAILDLRLQKLTGLEHEKLLDEYKDLLTQIAELLHILSSADRLMAVIREELTAIRDQFGDARRTEITANSADINIEDLINQENVVVTLSHQGYVKYQPLTDYEAQRRGGKGKSAARIKEEDFIDRLLVANTHDTILCFSSRGRLYWMKVYQLPEASRGARGRPIVNLLPLEADERITAILPVREYEEGVNVFMATASGTVKKTALTEFSRPRSAGIIAVNLNDGDELIGVDLTHGNDDVMLFSAGGKVVRFREEAVRTMGRTATGVRGIKLAPDDKVVSLIIPRGDEAILTVTQNGYGKRTAVTEYPTRSRATQGVISIKVTERNGTVVGAVQVADCDQIMMITDAGTLVRTRVSEVNIVGRNTQGVILIRTAPDEHVVGLQRVVEPVDDEDLDAIDGSAAEGDDDIIPEVEIDDDDNADDI, from the coding sequence GTCGGCGATGTCATCGGTAAATATCACCCTCATGGCGATACTGCCGTTTATGACACCATTGTTCGTATGGCGCAGCCATTCTCCTTGCGCTATATGCTGGTCGATGGCCAGGGTAACTTCGGTTCTGTCGATGGCGACTCCGCCGCCGCGATGCGTTATACCGAAATCCGGATGGCGAAAATCGCCCATGAACTGATGGCGGATCTGGAAAAAGAGACGGTCGATTTCGTCGATAACTATGACGGCACGGAACAGATCCCTGACGTTATGCCAACCAAAATCCCCAATTTACTGGTGAATGGTTCATCCGGTATCGCCGTGGGTATGGCGACCAATATTCCGCCCCACAATCTGACCGAAGTGATCAACGGTTGCCTGGCGTATATTGACGATGAAGATATCCCGCTCGAAGGGCTGATGGCGCATATTCCTGGGCCTGATTTCCCGACCGCCGCGCTGATTAACGGGCGTCGTGGTATCGAGGAGGCGTACCGTACCGGGCGTGGCAAAATTTATATTCGTGCGCGGGCTGAAGTGGAAACAGATGCCAAAAGTGGACGGGAAACCATTATCGTTCATGAGATCCCCTACCAGGTAAATAAAGCGCGGCTGATTGAGAAAATCGCTGAGCTGGTAAAAGAGAAGCGGGTTGAGGGTATCAGTGCGCTGCGCGATGAGTCTGATAAAGACGGGATGCGGATCGTTATCGAAGTGAAACGCGATGCCGTCGGCGAGGTGGTGCTTAACAACCTCTACTCCCAGACGCAGTTACAGGTTTCTTTCGGGATTAACATGGTTGCGCTGCATCATGGTCAGCCCAAAATCATGAACCTGAAGGAGATCCTCTCGGCGTTTGTGCGCCATCGTCGTGAAGTGGTCACCCGGAGGACCATTTTTGAGCTGCGCAAGGCACGTGAACGTGCGCATATTCTGGAAGCGCTGGCCATTGCGCTGGCCAATATCGATCCGATCATCGAGCTGATTCGCCAGGCACCGACCCCTGCAGAGGCAAAAACCGCGCTGGTTGCCCGCTCATGGGCGCTGGGTCATGTCGCTGCGATGTTAACCCGTACCGGTGATGATGCCGCTCGTCCTGAGTGGCTGGCCCCTGAGTTTGGTGTCCGTGACGGACAATATTATCTGACCGAACAGCAGGCGCAGGCGATTCTGGATCTGCGTTTGCAAAAACTGACCGGCCTTGAGCATGAAAAACTGCTTGATGAATATAAGGATTTGCTGACTCAGATTGCTGAATTGCTGCATATTCTCAGCAGCGCAGATCGTTTGATGGCTGTGATCCGTGAAGAACTGACCGCGATCCGCGATCAGTTTGGCGATGCCCGGCGTACTGAGATCACTGCCAACAGTGCAGATATTAATATTGAAGATCTGATTAATCAGGAAAATGTGGTTGTGACGCTGTCACATCAGGGCTATGTGAAATATCAGCCACTGACCGATTATGAAGCGCAGCGACGGGGTGGGAAAGGGAAGTCTGCGGCCCGCATTAAAGAAGAAGATTTTATTGACCGTTTGCTGGTCGCCAATACCCACGATACGATCCTCTGCTTCTCCAGCCGTGGCCGTCTCTACTGGATGAAAGTCTACCAATTGCCTGAAGCCAGTCGTGGTGCCCGTGGTCGTCCTATCGTTAACCTGTTGCCTCTGGAGGCTGACGAACGTATTACCGCGATTCTGCCAGTACGGGAATATGAAGAAGGGGTTAATGTCTTTATGGCGACCGCCAGTGGAACGGTGAAAAAGACGGCGTTAACTGAGTTCAGTCGCCCGCGCTCTGCCGGTATTATCGCGGTCAATCTCAATGATGGTGATGAACTGATTGGCGTCGATCTGACCCACGGCAATGACGACGTGATGTTGTTTTCTGCCGGTGGTAAAGTGGTGCGTTTCAGGGAAGAGGCTGTGCGCACGATGGGACGTACGGCAACAGGGGTGCGTGGCATTAAACTGGCACCGGACGATAAAGTGGTCTCGCTGATTATCCCGCGTGGTGATGAGGCTATTTTAACCGTAACGCAAAATGGTTATGGCAAACGTACTGCGGTAACGGAATATCCAACCCGCTCCCGTGCCACCCAGGGGGTGATTTCGATCAAAGTGACCGAACGTAATGGTACGGTGGTGGGAGCGGTGCAGGTAGCCGATTGTGATCAGATTATGATGATCACGGATGCCGGTACACTGGTGCGTACCCGGGTTTCGGAGGTCAATATCGTTGGCCGTAATACCCAGGGCGTGATTTTGATCCGTACCGCACCGGATGAGCATGTCGTCGGGCTACAACGGGTAGTGGAACCGGTTGATGATGAAGATCTTGATGCGATTGACGGTAGCGCCGCAGAAGGTGATGACGATATCATCCCGGAAGTGGAGATCGATGATGATGATAACGCCGACGATATTTAG